GCAGGCGGTTGAGGTCGCGAAGACACTTGACATTACCAACCCGAGTGAAGTTCTTGAGATGGGAACGATGGGCGTGTCGATCGTCCCGGATTGCATGACGATTGATTACGACAAGGCGTGGGATTTCAAGCACAAGAAGCCTACATATGTTCACGATGCTCGGGTTGTACCGTGGCCGATCGCTACGAAGGCATTCAAATTATTTGTGGCCCTACGGGTTTTTCAGCATCTTGCCCCTAAACAAAAAGAGTGTTTCCTTGAGGCCAAACGGATCGCAGAGAATGTGCTGATCGTTGTCCCCAACCAGTACAAGGGAACTGGTATTACCCTCGATCAGTTCACGGAGTGGAACGACGGCACGCCGCCCACGCTGGTGGAGAAGACCCAACTACCCTCAACCTTTCTATATCTCTGGAAATTCGGCCCATAAGCAAATAAAGTCGGCGCCTATGCTGGCGTCGCGCGACCGGGGGGTGGGGGCATGAAGGGCACGTACCGTGGTGAGGTCGAGCGGGAGAAGGTTCGTGAGAGCTTTCGTGGGCAGGTAGTTCCGAAATTGATGCGGCTTGAGGTGCAGCCGCTGCTGAACTTCTATCCCAATCAGCGCGATCTGATGGTGCTTGACATTGGGGCCAATAAGGGTCAGTGGACGCGAGCGCTGCTCAACGTGTTCGGCGACCGCGTGGGACGCGTCCATATGTTTGATCCGAGTCCTGAGAATTACCGCGAGCTGTGTAACCGTGAGGACAGTCTTGCCGGGCTTGGCATCGAGGAGTCCGAACGGATCACGGTGTACCCCAGTGCGATGGGCCGTACCCCGGGGATGGCCACGCTGTACACCAACGAGGATGGCAGTCCGCTTGGTTCGCTGATTGAACATGAGGAGCCCGGTTGGGGGGAGTGGGGCAAGGACATTCGCCTCGACACCACGATCGAGGTTCCAGTCGATACCGTCGATGACTTCATCTCCCGCAGCCAGATCGACTCGGTGGATATCATGAAGCTTGATACCGAGGGCTTTGAGATGGACGTGCTGCGCGGGGCGGCACAGTCGATCCACGAGGGCAGAATCAAGCTCATCCTCTTTGAGTTCGGCGTGAACCAGGTCGAGTCGCGTCACTTCTTCAAGGACTTCTGGCTGTTCCTCACCCACCGGCTCTACAAGATCTACTTCATCGACGACGCCGGCAAGCTGCACCCCATTTCCCGCTACGAGTACCGCTGGGAACAGTTCAACCGCAACTACGAATTCGTCGCCTTCCGCTCTACGTGGTTATGGCCGACTCCCATTCAGGCTGGCCTAGGTTCCGGTCGCAAATTGAAACCCGAACCGCCGCAAGGGCAAGGCCCTGCGGTAGATGCGGGCGTAAGTGAGCCCCCAGCGGCCCGTCCGGAGCCGGTTCCAGACGCAATGGGCGCGTCCCGTGAAGTGCTGCCTCCCGATGAGCTCATGGATTGGGCTGGTCGCGGTGGCATTGACGCGTTCAAGGCAGCTGGCAAGGAGTTTCTGGGTTATCTGGTTGACCTATGTGAATTGCAACCAGGTGATGCGCTGCTCGACGTTGGTTGCGGCTCAGGTCGGGTAGCTCTCCCGCTCACTGGCTACCTGAATCGCCCCAGGGGCCGCTACGCCGGTTTCGATGTCTCGAAGGATGCGATCGCGTGGTGCGCGGAACACATCTCGGCGTCACACCCAAACTTCGATTTCAGAGTCGTGGATGTTCAGAACGGACTGTACAACCCGACCGGAAAATACAAGCCTTCGGATTTTTCTTTCCCGTATCCTGACGGATCGTTTGATGTGGTGCTGCTCGCTTCGGTATTCACGCACATGCTGCCAGCGGGTGTTGAGCGCTACATGCACGAGATCGCCCGTGTGCTGAAGCCGGGCGGGCGGAGTCTGATTACCTTCTTCCTAATCAACGAGGATTCGTTGGCGCTAAGCAGAGACGGAAGGGGATCGTTTGACTTCGGGCACGAGATGCAAGGCTATCGAACGGCTAATGTCGAGCAGCCCGAGGCGGCGACCGCTTACACGGAAGCATTCGTCCGGGATTTGCATCGGGAATGCGGCCTAGAGCTTCGCGAACCCTTGCGCTTCGGCAAATGGAGCGGCCGGACGGACGGTATGAGCGGACAGGATGTCGCGATTGCGGTCAAGCCGAAGCAGCAATAGCAGTGCTCCTTGCAGACGTGCGCGCCAGCCTATGACCGGTTCGTTGTCATCTGGCCCCTTTAGTGCTTGTCTGCCAAAGCAATTTCGACCCTAAGATCGAAACGTTGAAGCTATTCGGGCATAAGGGGATTGACGGTCGCCACAGCCGTTCAAGCCCTCTTGATGCAGCATGTCGTCAAAGAGGTCTCCACCTCGACGCGTGTAAGAAAAAGTAGCGCACGGTCGTTCGTATCGGCTCGGCAGCTTTACACGATGGACGCTGGGTGGCTGAGCACTCGGCCTAACTATTGCTGCATTACGAACCCGATTTACGTCTGCAGTATTAGTATCGCTGAGCATGGACTTGCCTGAGATTGAACGCATCTGGAATCAGCACTCTCGCCCGAGCTACTGGCCCGTGACAGCTGACGAGATGGACTACATCCAGGACCTCATCAAGCAGCATCGGCCGGCGTCATTTATCGAGATCGGCACCGCGTCAGGATTATCTGGAGGACTGATTTGCCTGCTGCTGGACGAGTACGACGGCAAGCGGTTCGTCACCGTTGACAGCGACAAGACTTTCTTCGGTGACAACACTAAGGAAAACGGGTTCTTGCTAGAGCCCATTTACCCCGGTGGCAAAGTTGAGGTTTCCTACCTGCCGCTTACGATCGCTGCGGATGTGCCGAGCATGGGCGAGACCTTCGACATGGCCTTCGTGGACGCCTGCCACCAGCACCCGTGGCCGCTGATCGACACTCTGTGCCTCTACCCGGTCATGGGCGGGTCCAAGGTAGTCGTCCAGCACGACCTCAACCTTTACCGCTTTCAGACCGACAAGATCTATGGCATCGGTCCAAAGTATCTCTACGACCAATTCCCGCATATCTACCGCGACCGGTCCACGAAATTGGGTATCAACCTGCCCGGCTGGGACAATTACGGCAACATCTACTCGGTCTCGCTCGACCTCCCGATCGCCCGGATGGAGCAGATCGCAAAAGACGGGTTCGCCATCCCTTGGTCGCTGGCTTACACCATCCCCGAGTCGCGCCTTGATGCCATCCGCACGGTCTTCCGCACCTACTATGACCCCTCGCTCGTCGCCGTCTTCGACAAGTGCGTAGACAAGTTCAACCGGCCGATCTGAGGATTGCACCACGATCCGGCTTACGTGTTGGGTGTAAGGATGGTCGACACGCTCGGCTCGTGCTTCTGGCCCAAACGACAATGTCATACCGTCGGATACGGCCCTAGGTTGCCTTCCTCCGGCCGAATATCTTGCCCGCTTTCAGATTTCAGAAGGCCAGGGACTCGTATAAGAATCACGCCCATAAAGGTGCAATCAGAACTGTTCGCGCAAGATTTGGGCCGGCAATTTCCGGGTAAGGAGTGCTTGATGGATTCGTCGGTTGATGTGTTGGCGGTGCTGGTGTCGTCTTCGTCGGTGCTCGGAGGATGACGAACGTTGTAGCCGACGATGATCGGCCGTCTGCACCCTTGGTGATCTTTATCGTTGGTCCGTCCGGTATCGGTAAATCTGCTGTGTTGCACAAATTCATGGAGAACGCCGATGCCCGTTTTAAGCCCATCTCGCTGGACGACATCGCAGTAGAGGCGGGGCGAGCGAGTGGCCTCATAGAGGATATGGATGCGTTCGCTCTGATGATGAAGGTTAAAACCGACGGTCTGTTCATGATCGGGATTACCAGCTTGTTTCGGCGTCTTGGTGCTGCATCGGATGGCGAGATCTATTTGGTGGACGTGGGCGCGGCGTTCCAAAATCGCATCATGTTGGCCAGCTTGTCGTTTTTATATCCTGTGATTGGGATTGTCGCGTCGGAGGAAGTTGCGTTTGAGCGTTTCTGTAAGTACCGACCGTCCGATGAACTTGGGGTGCTGCAGGGCGCCACGATGAGCCTTGAGAGGCATAAGACCATCGAATACTCGGAGGTCAGGCGGAAGGTCTACGCATCGGCGACCCACACCATCGACACGACGCATTTGTCTCTCGACGAAACCGTTACCAGCTTCGAGTCCGTTGTGCTAGACATTGCAAACCGTCAGCCTGAGCTCGAAAATCGAGGATCCGACTCGGAGGGGATGCGCGAAATGCAGTTTCTCGACTTTGCGGCGTTCGAGCGGAACGCTTTGGATAATCCTGGGCCGCATTGGCACGATTACCAGGATCGCTGGAAGTACTATTCGCAGGCGGTTGAGGTCGCGAAGACACTTGACATTACCAACCCGAGTGAAGTTCTTGAGATGGGAACGATGGGCGTGTCGATCGTCCCGGATTGCATGACGATTGATTACGACAAGGCGTGGGATTTCAAGCACAAGAAGCCTACATATGTTCACGATGCTCGGGTTGTACCGTGGCCGATCGCTACGAAGGCATTCAAATTATTTGTGGCCCTACGGGTTTTTCAGCATCTTGCCCCTAAACAAAAAGAGTGTTTCCTTGAGGCCAAACGGATCGCAGAGAATGTGCTGATCGTTGTCCCCAACCAGTACAAGGGAACTGGTATTACCCTCGATCAGTTCACGGAGTGGAACGACGGCACGCCGCCCACGCTGGTGGAGAAGACCCAACTACCCTCAACCTTTCTGTATCTCTGGAAATTCGGCCCATAAGCAAATAAGGCGATACTCGGCTACCCCACGCTCTCGGAGGATCTGCCGGCCCGGCGACACATGGGTCATGCGCTCTAACTGCTTGGGCGCCGAACATTGGTGCCGCGCGGATCGAGCGCCTGCGCCCGAAACATGGTTGGTTGCCGTGAGCAAGACCCTCGGGCGACATTGCCGTTGCCGTTCCGACGGTCAACGGAATCAAGGTGGCCCATGTCCTCAGTTTCCGCAAGAATCCCCGTAGCC
This genomic stretch from Mycobacterium paraterrae harbors:
- a CDS encoding class I SAM-dependent methyltransferase, with product MKGTYRGEVEREKVRESFRGQVVPKLMRLEVQPLLNFYPNQRDLMVLDIGANKGQWTRALLNVFGDRVGRVHMFDPSPENYRELCNREDSLAGLGIEESERITVYPSAMGRTPGMATLYTNEDGSPLGSLIEHEEPGWGEWGKDIRLDTTIEVPVDTVDDFISRSQIDSVDIMKLDTEGFEMDVLRGAAQSIHEGRIKLILFEFGVNQVESRHFFKDFWLFLTHRLYKIYFIDDAGKLHPISRYEYRWEQFNRNYEFVAFRSTWLWPTPIQAGLGSGRKLKPEPPQGQGPAVDAGVSEPPAARPEPVPDAMGASREVLPPDELMDWAGRGGIDAFKAAGKEFLGYLVDLCELQPGDALLDVGCGSGRVALPLTGYLNRPRGRYAGFDVSKDAIAWCAEHISASHPNFDFRVVDVQNGLYNPTGKYKPSDFSFPYPDGSFDVVLLASVFTHMLPAGVERYMHEIARVLKPGGRSLITFFLINEDSLALSRDGRGSFDFGHEMQGYRTANVEQPEAATAYTEAFVRDLHRECGLELREPLRFGKWSGRTDGMSGQDVAIAVKPKQQ
- a CDS encoding ATP-binding protein, which encodes MTNVVADDDRPSAPLVIFIVGPSGIGKSAVLHKFMENADARFKPISLDDIAVEAGRASGLIEDMDAFALMMKVKTDGLFMIGITSLFRRLGAASDGEIYLVDVGAAFQNRIMLASLSFLYPVIGIVASEEVAFERFCKYRPSDELGVLQGATMSLERHKTIEYSEVRRKVYASATHTIDTTHLSLDETVTSFESVVLDIANRQPELENRGSDSEGMREMQFLDFAAFERNALDNPGPHWHDYQDRWKYYSQAVEVAKTLDITNPSEVLEMGTMGVSIVPDCMTIDYDKAWDFKHKKPTYVHDARVVPWPIATKAFKLFVALRVFQHLAPKQKECFLEAKRIAENVLIVVPNQYKGTGITLDQFTEWNDGTPPTLVEKTQLPSTFLYLWKFGP
- a CDS encoding class I SAM-dependent methyltransferase, which translates into the protein MDLPEIERIWNQHSRPSYWPVTADEMDYIQDLIKQHRPASFIEIGTASGLSGGLICLLLDEYDGKRFVTVDSDKTFFGDNTKENGFLLEPIYPGGKVEVSYLPLTIAADVPSMGETFDMAFVDACHQHPWPLIDTLCLYPVMGGSKVVVQHDLNLYRFQTDKIYGIGPKYLYDQFPHIYRDRSTKLGINLPGWDNYGNIYSVSLDLPIARMEQIAKDGFAIPWSLAYTIPESRLDAIRTVFRTYYDPSLVAVFDKCVDKFNRPI